GAACCGGCCGCAATGGTAGCCGCCTCCACCTTGGTGAGCATTCCGCCCGTTCCAATGCCTGCCCTGCCGGTCTTGCCGACAGACACTCCATGGAGATCCTGCGGGCCCGCCACCAGCGGAATCCGCTTGGCACCGTGCGACGGCGGGCCATCGTAGAGGGAGTCGACGTCGGAGAGCAGAACCAGCGCGTCAGCGCGGACGAGGTGCGCCACGAGTGCTGCCAGGCGGTCGTTGTCGCCGAAGCGGATCTCGTGGGTGGCGACGGTGTCGTTTTCGTTGACCACCGGCACCACGCCGAGGTTGAGCAGCCGGTTGAGGGCGCGGAAAGCGTTCGTGTGCTGGCTGCGCCGCATGAGGTCATCGGCCGTCAACAGCACCTGGCTGACCGTCACGCCGTGGGCACCGAAGGCCTGGGTGTACCGCGCCATCAGCAGGCCCTGCCCCACGCTGGCCGCAGCCTGTTGGGTGGCCAGATCCCGCGGACGTTTGGCCAGCCCAAGGGGCGCCAGGCCGGCTGCGATTGCGCCGGAGGAGACCAGGATGATCTCCGTGCCGGCATTGCGCTTGGCGGCCAATGCGTCAGCCAGCGCAATGAGCGACTCTTCGGAAATGCCGCCCTTGATGCTGGTCAGGGAGGACGAGCCCACCTTCACCACAATGCGCCGGGCGCCGGACAGCACGCTTCTGTCCGCGGCCTTGTCTGCGGCTTTGTCTGCGGCGCCGGGAACCGGTGCAGCCGTGACGGAGTTACTCGTCATCTTCTGCGTCCAGTCCACTCTCCTTGACCGGCGCAGCGGCCCGGCGTCCGCTGACGGATTCGGTCCAGATGCCGGCCTTGCGCTCCGCTTCCAGCTCGGCACGCGCGGCAGCCTTGGCCTCGCGGCGCTCCACCTGCTCGTCGCGCTTCTGCCCGCGGGTGGGACGGTCACCAATGTCGGCAAACCGGACGTCGGTCCCACGCGGCGCCGCAAGCAGTTCGGCGCCCGCCATCATGGTGGGCTCCCAGTCGAAGACCACGCCGTCGTCCTCACCGATCACCACGGTGTCGCCCGGTGTGGCACCCTGCTTGAACAGTTCGTTCTCGATGCCCAGCTTGGCAAGACGGTCCGCAAGGTAGCCGATAGCTTCCTCGTTGGTGAAGTCGGTCTGCTTGACCCAGCGGACCGGCTTGTCGCCCAGAACCCGGAACAGCGGCTCGAGGTTCTTTTCTTCCCGGCGGATCTTGAATCCTGACTCGTTGACCGCGCGGGGGCGCAGCACCGGCGGGTGCACCTTGGGCGGCGCTGCAGCAAGGGCGTCGCGGGCAGCCTGCACAATTTCGGCCATGGCGAAGCCCAGCTGGCGCAGCCCTTCGTGGCTCGTGGCGGAGATTTCAAAGACACGGTATCCGCGTGATTCCAGCTCCGGGCGCACGAATTCGGCCATGTCCTTGCCGTCAGGCAGGTCCACCTTGTTCAGGGCGACGAGCCGGGGACGGTGGTTGAGCGGGACAACCTCTCCATCGGCTCCCGCGTAGCTCATGTCCACGGCGTACTTCTCAAGCTCAGCTTCGATGATGGCCAGGTCAGCGAGCGGATCGCGGTCCGATTCCAGAGTGCCGCAGTCAAGTACGTGAACCAGCGCGGCGCAACGCTCCACATGGCGCAGGAAGTTGTGGCCAAGGCCCTTGCCCTCGCTGGCGCCCTCGATCAGGCCGGGGACGTCGGCGATGGTGTAGCGGACCTCACCGGCCTGGACAACGCCGAGGTTGGGGATGAGCGTGGTGAACGGGTAGTCAGCTATCTTGGGCCGCGCAGCAGACATGGCAGCGATCAGGCTGGACTTGCCGGCTGACGGGAAGCCCACAAGGGCGATGTCTGCGATGGACTTCAGTTCCAGGACGATGTCGCGGGCATCGCCTTCAATGCCCAGAAGCGCGAATCCGGGCGCACGCCGCTTCTGTGATGAGAGGGACGCGTTACCCAGACCGCCCAGACCGCCGGCTGCCGCGATGTACTCGGCGCCTACGCCCACGAGGTCTGCAAGGACCTTGCCGTCCTTGCTCTTGACCACAGTTCCGTCCGGTACAGGCAAAATGAGGGTTTCGCCGGCCTTGCCGCCGCGCCAGTCACCCATGCCGGATCCACCGTTGGTGGCATGACGGTGCGGGGCGTGGTGGTAGTCGAGCAGCGTGGTTGTCTGTGCATCAACGCGCAGGATGACGTCGCCGCCGTCGCCGCCGTTGCCGCCATCCGGGCCGCCCAGAGGCTTGAACTTTTCACGGTGGACAGAGACACAGCCGTGGCCGCCGGTACCGCCGGATACGTGCAGTACTACCCGGTCTACAAAGCTCGCCACGTGGATCTCCTCTGTGCTGTAACTGGACCCTGGGGTCCGCTCCAGTTGATTGTAATGCGGTTAAAAGAACAGTGGAGCGGACCAAATGGCCCGCTCCACCGCTTTAAATCTGGTTATTACTCTGCAGCTGCAGCAGTAACGATGTTGACCACGCGGCGGCCACGGCGGGTGCCGAACTGGACCGCGCCTGCTGCAAGTGCGAACAGGGTGTCGTCTCCGCCACGTCCAACGCCGGCGCCCGGGTGGAAGTGGGTGCCACGCTGGCGGACGATGATCTCGCCTGCGGAAACCACCTGCCCACCGAAACGCTTGACGCCGAGGTACTGGGCGTTGGAGTCACGACCGTTGCGAGTGGAACTCGCGCCTTTTTTATGTGCCATTTGAAATGCCTGCCTTTAAATTCTGGGGAATCAGCTGAAAACCGAACAGTAACCAGTGGTTACTTGATACCGGTGATCTTGACCTTGGTCAGTTCCTGACGGTGACCCTGGCGCTTCTTGTAACCGGTCTTGTTCTTGAACTTCTGGATGACGATCTTCGGACCACGAAGGTCCTGAAGGATCTCAGCCGTAACAGTTACCTTGGCCAGGTCCGCAGCGGCGGAGATGACTTTGTCACCGTCTACCAGGAGCAGGGCGGGCAGCTCAAAGGTGCTGCCGGCTCCACCGGGGACGCGGTTAAGGGTAACGAAGTCTCCAACGGAAACCTTCTCTTGGCGGCCGCCTGCGCGGACAATCGCGTACACCACTTGGGAACTCACTTCTCTCGACGTTTATTACTAGATTTGCGTGCGGAACCTGGGTCCAATTGTTTGGCCTGGCTCACGCTGTGCCTCAACGCCGTGGATTACCCGGGGGAACCCGTGAGCTATCCCATGAACAATTTCAAAGAGGTATAACCCAAGTGTTGGCGTAAGCACCGAAGATCTAGAATACGCTAATTTTACCTTCGGCCGCAAATGAGGCTGGTTCCGGCGGGTTGTCCGTGATATGCACCACAAGGGTTTACTGCACTGACTTCCGGAACCGTGCCTGTCTATCCTACCGGCTCCGGGCGCTGCTTGGGTTCAGGCGTAATGGCGCGGCGCGTCGAAGAAGTCCACTTCGAAGCCGCATGACTGCCGGAACGCCAGAGTCATTGCGGCACGCTCGGCCTCCGATCCCGCCCGCCCCGCCGCATCGGCGATGCTGATGGCCTGCCGGGTCGCCTCGGCAAAGCCCTCGTCCGCGTAGGTGCGCAGCCACTCTGAGTACGGGTGGCCTGCCGGTGCCCCCGACGCAAGGAACTCCGCATGCAGGGTTTCACCCACTTCCGCATACAGCCAGAAGCACGGGAGGACGGCCGCCACAAGCACTGCGTAGCTGCCGGATGCCGAAGCCGCCAGCAAATGGTCCACATAGGACTTGGTCACAGGCCCCAGTGTGGATTCCACCGTGCGCGTGCTGAGCCAGCTGCGGTGGAGCTCGGATTCCACCTCAAGGCACTGCTGGGCGGAGCGGGCCCAGAAAAGCTGCTCGGCTTCACTAGGTGCCAGGGCGCTCGCCCGTGCCAGCACCCGCGAGTAGCCGTTGAGGTAGATGGCATCCTGGGCAAGGTAATAGGCGAAATGCTTTTCGGCCAACGTGCCGGCAGCAAGGTGGCGGATGAATTCAAGACGGTAGATGGCCTCCAGGTCCGCAGAGGCCGCTGCGCGGAGGAGTTCCGCGAAACCGCCTTCCCTCAGGAGGCGTGGCACTCCGGTCCGGGCGAGGGGAGTCATATGGAAGTGATGGATCGGTCCGTTGCCGGCGCCCACCTCCAGCTCCCCTGATGTTCTCAGGGCCCCTTCCAGCCAGGGCTTCACCGCACGCAGTGACGCCTCCCAGTCCCCCAGCCTGGCCTGGGCGGTGGCCATGGCTGACGACAGCGAGCATCCGGTTCCGTGGCTGTTGCGGGTGGGAACCCGCTCGCCTGGCACCACCACCACTTCCTGCGACAGCAGCCCCGCGGTGTTGACGAGCGCGTCCGGGCAGTCGCCGGCGTCGAGATGTCCCCCTTTGACCAGCACCGTGGCACCGGTTTCGGCTGCCAGCCGCGTGCCTTGTTCGAGCGCCTCCGGCCAGCTGACCGCCTGGCCCACTCCAAGCAGCATGGCGAGTTCAGCAAGGTTGGGGGTGATCAGATCAGCCAGCGGCAGCAGCGCCCGCAGGGCAGCTTCAGCGGTCTCATGCAGGAGCCGGTCACCGCTCGTGGCCACCATTACAGGATCCAGAACCACGACGGCGGGACGCACTTTCTCCAGCCAGCTCCGGACGGCGGCAATCACCTGGGCATCCCCGAGCATGCCGATTTTGACGGCGTCCACGCTGATGTCGTCGCTGATGGCGTCCAGCTGCTGGGTCAGAAATGCGGCCGGCGGCACATGGACGGCGCGGACCCCCTGGGTATTCTGCGCCGTGAGCGCCGTGATGGCTGCCATTCCGTAGCCGCCGTTGGCCGCAATGCTTTTGAGGTCCGCCTGGATCCCTGCTCCGCCGGACGGGTCCGAGCCCGCAATGGTCAGGACCCGCGGCACATCGCGGAGTACCCGGACTCCGGCAGGGCTGGTTGCCGGAGTTGCCTCAGGATTTAGCTCAGGAGCCAGCTCGGCGGCTGGCAGAAACGTTGTGGAGGACAAAGGAGACATCCCTTCCCCGGCGCTAACCGGACAGGTTCAACGGGTGTGGATCTCAGCCGGCCCTGTGCGCGGCACCCCGTGTCAGTCATCCAGCCTAGCCGTTGTTCGCCAGCTTAAACAGCTGATGCCCGCACCGGCGCTGCAATCAGCGCCGGTCCGGGCATCAGCCACACCTCAGTGTCAGAGTTCGGATGCAGGAACACCTACGCCAAGAATGATGGGCTCATTGGCCGCAACCTTCTTGGACGGAGCAGTTCCCTTGGCAGTTCGCCTGGCGGCCGCCGCAGGTGCCTTGGACTCGTGCGAGTGACCTGCGGCCGTCGCATGGACCGTCTCATGCTGTTCCACGGACGTTTCATTGGCCGCACCCTGGGCGCGGCTGGCGCTCCGGTTGCGGCGCGGCCGGCGGGTTGTGGACTGGACCGCTGTGTGGTCCTCGTAACGGTCGGCGTCCGCGCGGCCGGCTGCCAGAGGACGCTCCACGGCAGTTGCGGGACGGCCAGCAGTTGCAGGACGCTCAGTTGCGGCCGCAGGCTCGCCCAAGTGAGCGAATGCTTCGGCCAGGCGGTCCAGCGTGAGTGCCGCCGCCTGCGGGTTGTCCCCTGCATATTCGACGAACGGAAGCACCACCTGCTCGCCACCAAACGTCAGCACGGCAGCAGGACGGCCGGCGGAAGCAGATTCCAGAGGTTCCACCGCCACCCGCTCGGTGGCGGCTGCCGCTGCGTGGGCGTCGTCGTCATGCAGATGCGCAGCGTGTGCCGCGGCTGCAATGTTGGCCAGCGCCGCGCGTGTGGCCTCTGCCTTGGCATGGCGTTCTGCGTCTGTGGGCTCCGGGTGGGCCGGGTGCTCCTGGATAGGCGCTGCCTGGGCAACATCGGCAGAAGCCTGCCCGCCCTTGCCCCGACGGCGCTTCCGGTCCGTACGGCCAGCTGGCTGGCTGTCGGCCCGGTTGCTGTCGCTCCGGTTACTGTCGCTCCGGTTGCTGTCGGCCCGGTTGCTGTCGCTCCGGTAGCTGTCGGCCCGCTGGACGTGGTGTTCGGCCGCCACAGTGTTGGCGCGGCGGTGCTCCACGGGCTCGTCGTGGGTTACGATTCCGCGACCGGCACAGGTCTCACACTGCTCGCCGAAGACCTCGAGCAGTCCGGTGCCCATGCGCTTGCGGGTCATCTGGACGAGACCAAGCGAAGTGACTTCGGCAACCTGGTGCTTGGTCCGGTCCCGGCCCAGGCACTCCACCATGCGGCGCAGCACCAGGTCGCGGTTGGACTCCAGCACCATGTCGATGAAGTCGATGACGATGATTCCGCCGATATCGCGCAGCCTCAGCTGGCGCACGACTTCCTCGGCGGCTTCGAGGTTGTTCTTGGTCACGGTTTCTTCGAGGTTGCCGCCGCTGCCGGTGAACTTGCCGGTGTTGACGTCAACCACTGTCATGGCCTCCGTGCGGTCAATGACCAGTGAACCGCCGGAGGGCAGGAACACCTTCCGGTCCAAGGCCTTGTGGATCTGCTCATCAATGCGCCAGGCCGAGAAAATATCCTGGTCCTTGGTCCACTTTTCCAGCCGGCCAACCAGGTCCGGGGCCACATAGGTGACGTAGGCCTCGATGGTGTCCCAGGCCTCCTCGCCGGAGACGATCAGTTTGGAAAAGTCCTCGTTGAAGACGTCGCGGACCACCTTGATGGTGAGGTCCGGTTCGCCGTACAGGAGCTCCGGGGAGAGGACTTTGGTGGAAGTGGACTGGCTCTCGATGCCTTCCCACTGTGCGCGGAGACGGTTGATGTCATGTGTCAGCTCTTCCTCGGAGGCACCCTCGGCGGCCGTGCGGACAATAACTCCCGCATGCTCCGGCAAACGGTCCTTGAGGATCCGCTTGAGACGGTTGCGTTCGACGTCGGGAAGCTTGCGTGAGATGCCGGTCATGGACCCGCCGGGCACGTACACCAGGTAGCGGCCGGGCAGCGAAATCTGGCTGGTCAGGCGCGCGCCCTTGTGGCCCACCGGATCCTTGGTGACCTGCACCAGGACCGTGTCCCCGGACTTCAGCGCGTTCTCGATCCGCCGCTGCTTGCCTTCCAGCGTTGCCGCGTCCCAGTTGACTTCGCCCGCGTACAGGACAGCGTTGCGGCCACGTCCGATGTCAACAAAAGCGGCTTCCATGGACGGCAGCACGTTCTGGACCTTGCCCAGGTACACGTTGCCGATCAGGGAGTCCTGCTGGGTCTTGGAGACAAAGTGCTCCGCCAGAACGCCGTCCTCCATAACGCCGATCTGAATTCTGTCATCGCGCTGACGGACGATCATCTGCCGGTCCACGGACTCGCGCCGGGCAAGGAACTCGGCTTCAGTGATTACCGTGCGGCGGCGTCCGGTGTCGCGGGATTCGCGGCGGCGCTGCTTCTTGGCCTCAAGGCGGGTGGAGCCCTTGACGCTTGTGACGCGGTCGTTGACGGCCGGCTCGCTGACCGCGCGGGGGGCCCGGACGCGGGTCACGGTGTTGGGCGGATCGTCATCCCCGCCTCCGGTAAGTTCAAGATCCTGGTCGCCACGGCGGCGGCGACGGCGACGCCGGGAAGTTACGCCGTCCCCTGCCTCACCGGGGGAATCCTCGGCGTCGTCCGCGGCACTTTCATCAGAGGCTTCGGTATTGGTATCGGCGTCGAGCCCGCGGTCAGTAGTGCGGCTGCGGCCGCGGCGTCCACGGCCGCGGCGCCGGCGGGTGCCATCGGCGTCGTCGGGCTCGCCGTCGTCGGTGTTTTCGGCGTTCTCGGTTTCCTCCACAACAGCGGGAGTGGCGGGGATGGCGGCCACGGGTCGGGCCACTGTGCTCAAATCCGGTGCCTGGAACAGTACTGAGGCGGCCGAAGCCGGTTCCATAAAAAGCGATCCGAACGGGCTCAACGTTTCGGCGGGAGTCTCCCCGGCTGATTCAGGCGCTTCGGTGCCGGCTCCCCCTGCTGCGGACTCAGCCACTGCAGCCTCAACTGCCGGAGCGTCGGCAACTCCCTCCGGAGTTTCCTCGGGAGCCACCTCGACAGCCTTCGCCTTGGCAACGCGACGACGGCGGACGGGCTTGGTGGGTGCCTCAGGGGCATCGGCTTCTGCATCAGCGGGTGCACCGGCAGCTGCCGGTGCTTCGTCGGCGGCAGCCTCAGCAGCGGGCTTGGAGGCAGCAGCTTCGGAAGCTGCGGGCTCGGCACCAGCAGCAGTGTCTTCAGCAAAAACCGGCAGCGGCTCAGCGGTGTCGGTCCTTTTCCGCGACCGGCTACGGCGGACCGGGGCTTTGGCTTCCGGTGCTGTTTCGTCAGATGCCGGAACGGCTTCGACTGAACCGGGAGCCTCCGTCATGGCGGGGGCAGCTGCCTCGCTGGCGTCGGCCTCTGCCGCTTTGGCCTTGGGCACCGCCTTGCGCCGGGTCCGGGTGGTCTTTTTCGGAGCTTCGGGAGTTTCCGCAGCCGTTGCTTCTTCGTTAACGGTTACAATCTGGTCATTATCCATATGTGGCAACACTCCTGCCCCCGACGTACCGCCACATCCGGCACCCATTGGGGCATATATTGTCAAAACCCGCAGGCGTTGACAGAAGTCAATTGAATACCCTCAGGTTCGCACCGGCAGTGGGGTGCGGCAGCCCGTGAGAGCCGGCAACTGTGTCCTGAAACCCGTTGTTCTACACGCCACAACCAGGTGCCGTCCAATGGCATTGCGGGATAGCCGGGATCGATTGATCCGGAGCGTGCCCTGCTCATCATTGGCGGTCTTGGGAACTAGCCACCGGACCGAAGAGCGAATGTGGATCGTCCTCCAGCCACCTCCATTCTCTCACACGACCGCCCAAAGAAGCGGTAGGCAGGGGCCAGCGGCGTGCAAAAGCGCTGCGCCGCCAAAGCCGGTCCCCTTCTCCCAGCGTCCGGCGCTACAATCGGGGCCAGGAGTACCCGAGACAAAGGACGCCAGAACCATGCCCAGCATCTCCCCCGCCACCGGCGCGGAATCAGCCAAAGCAGCTGTGAATGAGTCCGGACCTCTGCAGGCCGTTTCCGGATCCGCCGGGCCAGCCATGGCACGCAACCGGCCCTTCGGCTGGCTTCTGGTCGTCGCCGGAGTAATTGGCTGGCTGGCCTCCGGATCCCTGGTGCTCGAGAAGCTTGAAGTCCTCAAGGATCCGAACCACGCCACCATCTGCGACGTCAATCCGTGGATATCCTGTGGCCAGGTAATGCAGACGTGGCAGAGTTCCGTCTTTGGTTTCCCCAACATGTTCATCGGCATCGTGGCTTTTGCCGTGATTATCACCACCGGCATGGGTCTCTTGGCAGGAGCAACCTTTGCCCGCTGGTACTGGCTGGGGCTTCAGGCGGGAGTGACACTCGGCTTCGCCTTCGTGGTGTGGCTGTGGTCCCAGGCCCTGTATGAGATCCACATTCTGTGCCCTTTCTGCATGATTGTCTGGGCTGCCATGATTCCTCTCTTCGTCTGGGTCACTGTCCGCAACGTCACGCAGGGGGTCCTCCCCGTCCCGGCCCCCGCAGCGCGGATCCTGGGTGATTCCGGCTGGATCATCACTGCGCTGCTCTACGTGGCTGTGATCGCCACCATTTTCTTCGCGTTCATCCAGGTGTTCGTCGGCACGTCCGGCTTCTGACCCGGCTCCGGCAGGTTAAACAACGCCGAGGTGAGACTTGGGGCCCATGTTTTGATCAAACATGGGCCCCAAGTCTCACCTCGGCGATTCAGCTCAGGGTTAGAACCAGATGCTGATCTCGCGCTTGGCAGACTCAACAGAGTCCGAGCCGTGGACGAGGTTCTGCTGAACTGCCAGGCCCCAGTCGCGGCCGAAGTCACCACGGATGGTTCCGGGTGCCGCCGTGGTGGGATCCGTGGTTCCGGCGAGCAGGCGGAAGCCCTCAATAACGCGGTGGCCCTCGAAGATCGCAGCAACAACCGGTCCGCTGAGCATAAACTCGACCAGCGGCTCGTAGAAGGGTTTGCCCACGTGCTCTTCGTAGTGCTGTTCGAGCAGCTCGCGGCTCGCGTTGACCTTCTTGAGTTCGGCCAGGGTGTAACCCTTCGCCTCGATGCGGCTGATGATGGTGCCGCCCAGGTTACGGGCCACGCCGTCGGGCTTGATCAAAACTAGGGTGCGCTCAATGCTCACAGCTGCTCCAATGCGGTAGTGGGGGGTCCGGTTAAGTCTACGGGGTCTGGATGGAGGGACAGGGCCGTCGGGCTAACGCTGGCCGTCCGGGTGCGCGGCATCCCATTCGGCCTGTTCGCGCTCACGCCTTGCGGCTTCGGAATCGATTCTGATGCCGGTGCGGATGCCGTACCACCAGGCCAGGGCAAAGAGTGCGCCCACCAGGAACATCATGGGTTCAACGAAGCCCGTGAGGATCAACACCAGTTGGAGGATCCATCCGAGCGCCACACCCCATGGCCTGGACAGCACAGCGCAGGCGAGAATCAGCACCACGCTCAGCCCGATACCCACCGAAAGGATAAGCGCAGGAGGGAAGTCGTCCCGCCGGAGTCCGAACACCGCCAGTGTTGCGAAGAACGCCACGAAGGACTCCAGCAGAAGCACGGTGGAGGCAAACATCACCTTGGTGGAACGGCGTTTTTTGGGCATGCCCGGGCGCCATTCACGCTGGGCTCTGGTCAGCTTGGCCATGGCTTAGGCCTCCGTTTTCCCGAGCAGGATCCGCGCTTCCGCCACCAGGGTGATGGAGCCGGTCACCAGCACACCGCCGGCGAGATCCTCATTGGCTTCAGCACGCTCAACGGCCCACTCCAAGGCGTTGTCCAGCTTCTCGGCGATGTGGATGTTGTCTTCGCCGAAGCCCATTTCCACCGCAAGTTCCGCAAGTTCCGCCGCCGGCACTGCCCGTGGGGAGTTGGACTGCGTGAAACAGTATTCCTCGGCGAGATCACCCAAGGACTCCTTGAGCTGGCGGAGGATCTGTTCGGCGTCCTTCTCCTTCAGAACCCCCACCACCACCACTACTTTGCTGAAGCTGAACGCTTCGTGGATGGCCTCGGCCGATACCCGGATGCCGTCCGGGTTGTGGGCGGCGTCCACGATGATGGTGGGCGCGGTGCGGACCACCTCAAGGCGGCCGGGCGATGTCACGGTGGCAAAGGCTTCCTGCAGGATCTCGGTGTCGAGTTCCTTTTCGCCGCCGCCGAGGAACGCCTCCAGCGCAGCAACAGCCACCGCTGCGTTCTCGGCCTGGTGCTTGCCATGCAGCGGCAGCAACAGCTCCGGGTAGCGTCCGGCGATGCCCTGGATGCTGACTACCTGCCCGCCAACGGCAACCTGACGGGATTCGACGCCGAATTCCACACCTTCGAAGCGGAAAGGCACCCGGACTTCCTTGGCTTTCTCCAGCAGCACCTGCGCTGCATCCACCGGCTGTGCGGCGCTGATCAGGAAACCGCCCGGCTTGATGATGCCGGACTTTTCATACGCGATGTCCTCCGTGGTGTCACCCAGCAGATCCGTGTGGTCCAGTGAAATCGGGGTAACCACTGCCACCTGGCCGTCGCCCACGTTGGTGGCATCGGTGATGCCGCCCAGGCCCACCTCGATGACGGCCACATTGACCGGCTGGTCGGCGAACACCGCAAACGCCAGGATGGTGAGGCACTCGAAGTAGGTCAGCCGGGGCTGGCCCTCAGCCAGCAGCTCCTTGTCCACGATGTCCAGGTACGGGCGGATCTCGTCCCAGATGCGCACAAATGTCTCATCCGAAACAGGCGATCCGTCGATGCTTATCCGTTCCGTCACCTTGGACAGGTGCGGGCTGGTGTATCGTCCGGTGCTCAGGCCGTGGGCGCG
This genomic interval from Micrococcaceae bacterium Sec5.7 contains the following:
- the proB gene encoding glutamate 5-kinase, encoding MTSNSVTAAPVPGAADKAADKAADRSVLSGARRIVVKVGSSSLTSIKGGISEESLIALADALAAKRNAGTEIILVSSGAIAAGLAPLGLAKRPRDLATQQAAASVGQGLLMARYTQAFGAHGVTVSQVLLTADDLMRRSQHTNAFRALNRLLNLGVVPVVNENDTVATHEIRFGDNDRLAALVAHLVRADALVLLSDVDSLYDGPPSHGAKRIPLVAGPQDLHGVSVGKTGRAGIGTGGMLTKVEAATIAAGSGIHALVTSTANAAAALAGEDVGTWFSVNGARKPVRLLWLAHLAPVHGRLMLDDGAVKAVRDRHTSLLPAGISAVEGDFEAGDAVEMVSADGTVIARGLVNYSAAELPQMLGRSTKELGKALGRGYDREVVHVDDLVLV
- the obgE gene encoding GTPase ObgE, which codes for MASFVDRVVLHVSGGTGGHGCVSVHREKFKPLGGPDGGNGGDGGDVILRVDAQTTTLLDYHHAPHRHATNGGSGMGDWRGGKAGETLILPVPDGTVVKSKDGKVLADLVGVGAEYIAAAGGLGGLGNASLSSQKRRAPGFALLGIEGDARDIVLELKSIADIALVGFPSAGKSSLIAAMSAARPKIADYPFTTLIPNLGVVQAGEVRYTIADVPGLIEGASEGKGLGHNFLRHVERCAALVHVLDCGTLESDRDPLADLAIIEAELEKYAVDMSYAGADGEVVPLNHRPRLVALNKVDLPDGKDMAEFVRPELESRGYRVFEISATSHEGLRQLGFAMAEIVQAARDALAAAPPKVHPPVLRPRAVNESGFKIRREEKNLEPLFRVLGDKPVRWVKQTDFTNEEAIGYLADRLAKLGIENELFKQGATPGDTVVIGEDDGVVFDWEPTMMAGAELLAAPRGTDVRFADIGDRPTRGQKRDEQVERREAKAAARAELEAERKAGIWTESVSGRRAAAPVKESGLDAEDDE
- the rpmA gene encoding 50S ribosomal protein L27, with the protein product MAHKKGASSTRNGRDSNAQYLGVKRFGGQVVSAGEIIVRQRGTHFHPGAGVGRGGDDTLFALAAGAVQFGTRRGRRVVNIVTAAAAE
- the rplU gene encoding 50S ribosomal protein L21, which gives rise to MVYAIVRAGGRQEKVSVGDFVTLNRVPGGAGSTFELPALLLVDGDKVISAAADLAKVTVTAEILQDLRGPKIVIQKFKNKTGYKKRQGHRQELTKVKITGIK
- a CDS encoding bifunctional hydroxymethylpyrimidine kinase/phosphomethylpyrimidine kinase, whose product is MSPLSSTTFLPAAELAPELNPEATPATSPAGVRVLRDVPRVLTIAGSDPSGGAGIQADLKSIAANGGYGMAAITALTAQNTQGVRAVHVPPAAFLTQQLDAISDDISVDAVKIGMLGDAQVIAAVRSWLEKVRPAVVVLDPVMVATSGDRLLHETAEAALRALLPLADLITPNLAELAMLLGVGQAVSWPEALEQGTRLAAETGATVLVKGGHLDAGDCPDALVNTAGLLSQEVVVVPGERVPTRNSHGTGCSLSSAMATAQARLGDWEASLRAVKPWLEGALRTSGELEVGAGNGPIHHFHMTPLARTGVPRLLREGGFAELLRAAASADLEAIYRLEFIRHLAAGTLAEKHFAYYLAQDAIYLNGYSRVLARASALAPSEAEQLFWARSAQQCLEVESELHRSWLSTRTVESTLGPVTKSYVDHLLAASASGSYAVLVAAVLPCFWLYAEVGETLHAEFLASGAPAGHPYSEWLRTYADEGFAEATRQAISIADAAGRAGSEAERAAMTLAFRQSCGFEVDFFDAPRHYA
- a CDS encoding Rne/Rng family ribonuclease, whose protein sequence is MDNDQIVTVNEEATAAETPEAPKKTTRTRRKAVPKAKAAEADASEAAAPAMTEAPGSVEAVPASDETAPEAKAPVRRSRSRKRTDTAEPLPVFAEDTAAGAEPAASEAAASKPAAEAAADEAPAAAGAPADAEADAPEAPTKPVRRRRVAKAKAVEVAPEETPEGVADAPAVEAAVAESAAGGAGTEAPESAGETPAETLSPFGSLFMEPASAASVLFQAPDLSTVARPVAAIPATPAVVEETENAENTDDGEPDDADGTRRRRGRGRRGRSRTTDRGLDADTNTEASDESAADDAEDSPGEAGDGVTSRRRRRRRRGDQDLELTGGGDDDPPNTVTRVRAPRAVSEPAVNDRVTSVKGSTRLEAKKQRRRESRDTGRRRTVITEAEFLARRESVDRQMIVRQRDDRIQIGVMEDGVLAEHFVSKTQQDSLIGNVYLGKVQNVLPSMEAAFVDIGRGRNAVLYAGEVNWDAATLEGKQRRIENALKSGDTVLVQVTKDPVGHKGARLTSQISLPGRYLVYVPGGSMTGISRKLPDVERNRLKRILKDRLPEHAGVIVRTAAEGASEEELTHDINRLRAQWEGIESQSTSTKVLSPELLYGEPDLTIKVVRDVFNEDFSKLIVSGEEAWDTIEAYVTYVAPDLVGRLEKWTKDQDIFSAWRIDEQIHKALDRKVFLPSGGSLVIDRTEAMTVVDVNTGKFTGSGGNLEETVTKNNLEAAEEVVRQLRLRDIGGIIVIDFIDMVLESNRDLVLRRMVECLGRDRTKHQVAEVTSLGLVQMTRKRMGTGLLEVFGEQCETCAGRGIVTHDEPVEHRRANTVAAEHHVQRADSYRSDSNRADSNRSDSNRSDSNRADSQPAGRTDRKRRRGKGGQASADVAQAAPIQEHPAHPEPTDAERHAKAEATRAALANIAAAAHAAHLHDDDAHAAAAATERVAVEPLESASAGRPAAVLTFGGEQVVLPFVEYAGDNPQAAALTLDRLAEAFAHLGEPAAATERPATAGRPATAVERPLAAGRADADRYEDHTAVQSTTRRPRRNRSASRAQGAANETSVEQHETVHATAAGHSHESKAPAAAARRTAKGTAPSKKVAANEPIILGVGVPASEL
- a CDS encoding vitamin K epoxide reductase family protein, whose amino-acid sequence is MPSISPATGAESAKAAVNESGPLQAVSGSAGPAMARNRPFGWLLVVAGVIGWLASGSLVLEKLEVLKDPNHATICDVNPWISCGQVMQTWQSSVFGFPNMFIGIVAFAVIITTGMGLLAGATFARWYWLGLQAGVTLGFAFVVWLWSQALYEIHILCPFCMIVWAAMIPLFVWVTVRNVTQGVLPVPAPAARILGDSGWIITALLYVAVIATIFFAFIQVFVGTSGF
- the ndk gene encoding nucleoside-diphosphate kinase, with amino-acid sequence MSIERTLVLIKPDGVARNLGGTIISRIEAKGYTLAELKKVNASRELLEQHYEEHVGKPFYEPLVEFMLSGPVVAAIFEGHRVIEGFRLLAGTTDPTTAAPGTIRGDFGRDWGLAVQQNLVHGSDSVESAKREISIWF
- a CDS encoding DUF4233 domain-containing protein, giving the protein MAKLTRAQREWRPGMPKKRRSTKVMFASTVLLLESFVAFFATLAVFGLRRDDFPPALILSVGIGLSVVLILACAVLSRPWGVALGWILQLVLILTGFVEPMMFLVGALFALAWWYGIRTGIRIDSEAARREREQAEWDAAHPDGQR